A DNA window from Sulfitobacter noctilucicola contains the following coding sequences:
- a CDS encoding Hsp33 family molecular chaperone HslO, translated as MTAQIQAGNQIAWDDSVLPFQLDNSDVRGRVARLDGVLDGILSQHDYPPVVEALVAEMALLTALIGQTIKLRWKLSLQVQSKGAVRMIATDYYGPDEEGRSARIRAYASYDEDRLTDAAPFEQIGEGYFAIMIDQGEGMVPYQGITPLEGGSLAACAEAYFAQSEQLPTRFSLSFGQSSGPNEDEHWRAGGVMLQLMPKASPFAAKTEGTGEVLTATDLVDGAEEENWNRANILLDTVEDLELIGPSVPPTDLLLRLFHEEQPRVFDAQAVRFGCSCSEDRVRQSLSIYSAKDIEKMTTDEGRVTADCQFCGAHYDLDPKTVGFDAETT; from the coding sequence ATGACAGCGCAAATTCAAGCCGGAAACCAGATTGCGTGGGACGACAGCGTGCTGCCTTTCCAGCTAGACAACAGTGACGTGCGGGGCCGTGTTGCCCGTCTGGATGGCGTTCTGGACGGCATTTTGAGCCAGCATGATTACCCGCCGGTGGTCGAAGCGCTGGTTGCCGAAATGGCCCTATTGACAGCGCTGATCGGTCAAACGATTAAACTGCGCTGGAAGCTGTCCCTGCAAGTGCAGTCAAAGGGCGCTGTCCGTATGATTGCCACTGACTATTACGGCCCGGATGAAGAAGGCCGTTCTGCCCGCATCAGAGCCTATGCAAGCTATGATGAAGACCGCTTGACGGATGCCGCGCCTTTTGAGCAGATCGGCGAAGGCTATTTTGCGATTATGATCGATCAGGGTGAAGGCATGGTGCCTTATCAAGGCATTACCCCGCTTGAGGGCGGATCACTTGCCGCTTGCGCAGAGGCGTATTTCGCCCAATCCGAGCAATTGCCAACGCGCTTTTCGCTCAGCTTTGGTCAGTCGTCCGGCCCCAATGAGGATGAACATTGGCGCGCCGGTGGTGTTATGCTTCAACTCATGCCCAAGGCGTCTCCTTTTGCCGCAAAGACAGAGGGAACAGGCGAAGTTCTGACCGCAACCGATCTGGTGGATGGCGCTGAAGAAGAGAACTGGAACCGCGCGAACATTCTGCTCGACACGGTGGAAGATCTGGAGCTGATCGGGCCAAGCGTGCCGCCGACAGATCTCTTGCTGCGCCTGTTTCACGAGGAACAGCCTCGTGTGTTTGATGCGCAAGCCGTGCGTTTCGGGTGCTCCTGTTCGGAAGATCGTGTGCGTCAAAGCCTGTCGATCTATTCCGCCAAGGATATTGAGAAGATGACCACCGATGAAGGCCGTGTCACAGCAGATTGTCAGTTCTGCGGTGCGCATTACGATCTGGACCCAAAGACAGTCGGATTTGATGCAGAAACAACATGA
- a CDS encoding NUDIX domain-containing protein gives MIRRIGEVPQKDRSYRLRPGAYAILPLGNGILTTAQIAPRVDVQLPGGGVDPGESPLQALHREVLEEIGWRIDRPRRLGAFRRFVFMPEYDLWAEKLCTVYVAHPVRKIAEPTESDHETLLLSAAEAVEMLGNAGDRMFLKRYLG, from the coding sequence ATGATCAGGCGGATCGGTGAGGTACCACAGAAAGACAGGTCATACCGACTTCGGCCTGGCGCATATGCAATCCTGCCATTGGGAAACGGGATTCTGACGACCGCCCAAATTGCACCTCGGGTGGACGTCCAGCTTCCCGGAGGCGGCGTTGATCCCGGTGAAAGTCCCCTACAAGCGTTGCACCGCGAGGTACTGGAAGAAATAGGCTGGCGCATTGATCGCCCCCGCCGTCTTGGTGCGTTCCGGCGCTTCGTCTTTATGCCGGAGTACGATCTTTGGGCAGAGAAGCTGTGTACCGTTTATGTGGCCCATCCAGTGCGCAAGATTGCCGAACCGACAGAGTCAGATCACGAAACCCTGCTGCTAAGCGCAGCTGAGGCAGTCGAGATGTTGGGCAATGCAGGTGACCGGATGTTTTTAAAACGCTATTTGGGCTGA
- a CDS encoding PP2C family protein-serine/threonine phosphatase, giving the protein MAPSRTKYAPLDGDPTQENALRILIVDDSRLQRSILSKTLTKWGFNVQEAASGDEALLLCEKEIPDLILSDWIMPGMSGIEFCQSFRAMTQDEYAYFILLTSKSDKAEVAHGLDSGADDFLTKPFNAHELRARITAGQRIVEMQRELSMQNRRVGETLEELQRVHDLLDQDLLEAKKLQQSLLRERHKVYDEGALSLILRSAGHVGGDLVGFFPTDDDHLGLFAIDVSGHGVSSALMTARLAGYMSATAPDQNIALVPDNKGRFSARPPADVVRMLNDLVLNEMETEHYFTILLAFIHLPTGRVNLAQAGHPHPLVQRKDGSIEQTGSGGFPVGLLEGADFTQFTLTLAPGDRLLLLSDGVTECPDAAGQMLGEDGLHDMMMQLADVRGKALMEALMWELSNFAGTEDFPDDVSGILFEYAGTDQPK; this is encoded by the coding sequence ATGGCACCCAGCCGAACGAAATACGCACCCTTGGATGGTGACCCGACGCAAGAAAATGCGCTGCGCATCCTGATTGTCGACGATAGCCGGCTGCAGCGCAGCATCCTTTCCAAGACGCTCACGAAATGGGGTTTTAACGTTCAGGAAGCTGCTTCGGGTGATGAAGCGTTGCTTCTGTGTGAGAAAGAAATCCCTGACCTCATTTTGAGCGACTGGATCATGCCGGGCATGTCGGGCATCGAATTCTGTCAGAGTTTTCGCGCAATGACGCAGGACGAATATGCGTACTTTATTCTCCTCACCTCCAAGAGCGATAAGGCAGAGGTTGCGCACGGTCTTGATTCAGGCGCTGACGACTTTTTGACAAAACCTTTCAACGCACACGAGCTTCGCGCGCGGATCACTGCCGGTCAGCGAATTGTCGAGATGCAGCGCGAACTGTCGATGCAAAACCGTAGGGTAGGGGAAACGCTTGAGGAGTTGCAGCGGGTTCACGACCTGCTGGATCAGGACTTGCTTGAGGCGAAGAAGCTGCAGCAGTCGTTGCTGCGCGAACGTCACAAGGTTTACGATGAAGGCGCGTTATCTCTGATTTTGCGATCCGCAGGTCATGTTGGCGGTGATCTTGTGGGGTTTTTCCCCACCGATGACGATCACCTGGGGCTGTTCGCGATTGATGTGTCCGGGCACGGTGTCAGCTCTGCGTTGATGACGGCGCGGCTTGCGGGATATATGTCTGCGACCGCGCCGGATCAGAACATTGCCTTAGTTCCCGATAACAAAGGCCGGTTTTCCGCCAGACCACCAGCGGATGTTGTTAGGATGCTCAACGACCTAGTGCTGAACGAAATGGAGACTGAACACTACTTCACCATTCTTCTGGCGTTCATTCACCTCCCGACAGGTCGTGTCAATTTGGCGCAAGCCGGTCATCCGCACCCGTTAGTACAGCGGAAAGATGGTTCGATTGAACAAACCGGTTCGGGTGGATTTCCTGTTGGTCTGCTTGAGGGCGCCGATTTTACCCAATTCACCCTGACGCTTGCGCCCGGCGATCGGTTGCTGTTGCTTTCTGACGGCGTGACAGAATGCCCTGATGCGGCAGGTCAAATGCTGGGAGAAGACGGGTTGCATGACATGATGATGCAATTGGCCGATGTGCGCGGCAAAGCGTTGATGGAAGCGTTGATGTGGGAGCTGTCAAACTTTGCGGGAACCGAAGATTTTCCCGACGATGTGTCTGGTATCCTGTTCGAATACGCCGGAACGGATCAGCCCAAATAG
- a CDS encoding Hpt domain-containing protein, which translates to MIDWSRVQELREEVGEEDFEEVVDLFLVEVDSVIDRLKTMADRSTLGSDLHFLKGSALSLGFSAFSKLCHQGERDVSDGQQDEIDLAPVYAVYDASRTKFLSEYKRRDGL; encoded by the coding sequence ATGATTGACTGGTCACGCGTGCAGGAACTACGTGAGGAAGTCGGCGAAGAAGACTTTGAAGAGGTAGTCGATCTGTTTCTGGTAGAGGTAGATAGCGTAATCGACCGGCTGAAAACGATGGCGGATCGATCGACGCTTGGCTCTGACCTCCACTTTCTAAAGGGCAGTGCGCTCAGTCTTGGTTTTTCCGCTTTCTCAAAGCTGTGCCATCAAGGGGAGCGTGACGTGAGCGACGGCCAACAGGACGAAATTGATCTTGCACCGGTCTATGCCGTTTATGACGCCTCCAGAACCAAATTCCTGTCAGAGTACAAGCGTCGGGACGGGCTATGA
- a CDS encoding SDR family oxidoreductase yields the protein MLIEGKSCVVTGAGSGIGAALAHRLADMGAKVCVSDLDKDKAEAVASAIGGIANVCDVRDEAQINALVSQATAEQGEIDLFVSNAGLGGANPDHAASQTNANWQLNWEVHVMAHVYASRALLPDMIRRGSGYLVNVASAAGLLNQIGDSAYSATKHAAVSFAESLAISHGHEGIGVSVVCPQYVATPLLGLSDVDAAAQASLLTADDVAVAIAKGIEDQQFLILSHPEVQNYAMHRAQNHDRWIDGMRMLRAKAVDTFGGVEIENFYKLV from the coding sequence ATGCTGATTGAAGGAAAGTCCTGTGTTGTCACGGGCGCAGGTAGCGGGATTGGCGCGGCGTTGGCGCACCGTCTGGCCGATATGGGTGCCAAGGTGTGTGTCTCCGACCTGGATAAAGATAAGGCGGAGGCTGTTGCTTCGGCTATTGGCGGGATCGCAAATGTCTGTGACGTCCGGGATGAAGCCCAGATAAATGCACTCGTTTCGCAGGCCACCGCAGAGCAGGGCGAAATCGACTTGTTTGTCTCTAACGCGGGCCTTGGGGGTGCTAATCCCGACCACGCTGCGTCACAGACCAACGCCAATTGGCAATTGAACTGGGAAGTTCACGTCATGGCCCACGTCTATGCATCACGCGCTCTCTTGCCCGATATGATCCGTCGTGGGTCGGGGTATCTGGTGAATGTCGCATCTGCTGCGGGTTTGCTGAACCAGATCGGGGATTCCGCGTATTCGGCGACGAAACACGCGGCCGTCAGTTTTGCGGAATCGCTCGCGATCAGCCATGGGCACGAAGGTATCGGTGTCTCTGTTGTTTGCCCCCAATACGTTGCAACGCCATTGCTTGGATTGTCTGACGTTGATGCGGCGGCTCAGGCGTCGCTATTGACTGCGGATGATGTTGCGGTTGCGATTGCGAAGGGAATTGAGGATCAGCAGTTTCTCATCCTGTCCCATCCCGAAGTGCAGAATTACGCGATGCACCGTGCGCAAAACCACGACCGCTGGATCGACGGAATGCGGATGCTGCGAGCCAAAGCGGTGGATACGTTCGGTGGCGTCGAGATCGAGAATTTTTACAAGCTCGTCTAG
- the ilvA gene encoding threonine ammonia-lyase IlvA produces MATLATAKMRPVFPATPLLRNELLSDRFGADIYLKREDLSPVRSYKLRGAFNAMRKVIPDQDVFVCASAGNHAQGVAFMCRHFGVRGVIFMPVTTPEQKVLKTRMFGGEAVEIQLVGDYFDASLRAAQAFCASEGAHFLSPFDDEDVIEGQASVAVEIEQQLGRVPDHIILPVGGGGLSAGTYSYFGNECAYTFVEPSGAKSLAAALDEGTPVDVSPVNTFVDGASVAQIGTRTFERLKTINRADVIDLEEDRICQTIIEMLNVEGIVLEPAGAMALEALGDVADQIKGKTVVCIASGGNFDFERLPEVKERAQRYAGLKKYFILRLPQRPGALRDFLDALGPHDNITRFEYMKKSARNFGSVLIGIETDAAENFPAMFARIDAAGFTYTDITNDETLAQFVI; encoded by the coding sequence ATGGCGACCTTGGCAACAGCCAAGATGCGGCCTGTCTTTCCCGCAACGCCGTTGTTGCGCAACGAACTGCTGTCTGATCGTTTTGGCGCGGATATCTACCTGAAACGCGAGGATCTGAGTCCGGTCAGGTCTTACAAGTTGCGCGGTGCGTTCAATGCGATGCGCAAGGTGATCCCCGATCAGGATGTATTTGTCTGCGCCTCAGCGGGTAACCATGCGCAGGGTGTCGCCTTTATGTGCCGCCACTTCGGCGTACGTGGGGTGATTTTCATGCCGGTAACAACACCCGAGCAGAAGGTCCTCAAAACCCGGATGTTCGGGGGCGAGGCAGTCGAAATCCAACTTGTCGGAGATTACTTTGACGCTTCCCTGCGGGCGGCACAGGCCTTTTGCGCATCCGAAGGCGCGCATTTTCTTTCTCCCTTCGATGATGAGGATGTGATTGAGGGGCAGGCGTCTGTCGCGGTTGAGATAGAGCAGCAGTTGGGGCGGGTCCCCGATCATATCATTCTGCCTGTTGGCGGCGGCGGGTTGTCTGCGGGCACATACAGTTATTTCGGAAATGAATGTGCATACACCTTTGTAGAGCCTTCCGGTGCCAAAAGTCTGGCGGCGGCGCTGGATGAGGGAACACCCGTTGATGTCTCGCCGGTGAATACGTTTGTTGACGGCGCATCGGTCGCCCAGATTGGCACGCGGACGTTTGAGCGATTGAAAACAATCAACCGTGCTGACGTTATTGATCTGGAAGAAGACCGCATCTGCCAGACAATTATCGAGATGTTGAATGTCGAAGGGATCGTGCTGGAACCTGCAGGTGCCATGGCGCTGGAGGCGCTGGGCGATGTTGCGGACCAGATCAAAGGCAAGACTGTGGTCTGTATCGCATCTGGTGGAAATTTTGATTTCGAACGCCTGCCGGAAGTGAAAGAGCGCGCGCAACGGTATGCGGGCCTCAAGAAATACTTCATTCTCAGGTTGCCGCAAAGACCGGGTGCGCTGCGTGATTTTCTGGATGCCTTGGGCCCGCACGATAACATCACCCGCTTCGAATACATGAAGAAAAGTGCGCGGAACTTTGGCTCTGTGCTTATCGGTATCGAAACGGACGCAGCAGAGAACTTCCCCGCGATGTTTGCCCGGATTGACGCCGCCGGATTCACCTATACCGATATAACGAACGACGAAACGCTTGCACAATTTGTGATCTAA
- a CDS encoding argininosuccinate synthase, with product MSAPKKVVLAYSGGLDTSIILKWLQTEYGCEVVTFTADLGQGEELEPARAKAEMMGASEIYIEDVREEFVRDFVFPMFRANAVYEGLYLLGTSIARPLISKRLVEIAEETGADAVAHGATGKGNDQVRFELAAYALNPDIKVIAPWREWDLSSRTKLLEFAELNQIPVAKDKRGEAPFSVDANLLHTSSEGKVLEDPAIDAPDYVYQRTVNPEDAPDTPEYVEIGFERGDAVSINGEAMSPATILTKLNELGGKHGCGRLDLVEGRFVGMKSRGIYETPGGTLLLEAHRGIESITLDRGAMHLKDELMPRYAELIYNGFWYSPERTMLQAAIDASQTHVTGTVRLKLYKGHVRTVGRWSDHSLYSEAHVTFEDDAGAYDQKDAAGFIQLNALRLKLLAARDKRFK from the coding sequence ATGTCCGCGCCTAAAAAAGTTGTGCTTGCCTATTCCGGGGGTCTCGATACCTCGATCATCCTTAAGTGGCTGCAAACCGAATACGGTTGCGAGGTGGTCACCTTTACTGCCGATCTGGGTCAGGGCGAGGAGCTGGAGCCAGCCCGCGCCAAAGCCGAGATGATGGGCGCATCAGAAATCTACATCGAAGATGTGCGCGAAGAATTTGTGCGCGACTTCGTTTTCCCGATGTTCCGCGCCAACGCGGTTTATGAAGGTCTGTATCTGTTGGGTACGTCAATCGCGCGCCCGCTCATTTCAAAACGTCTGGTCGAGATCGCCGAAGAGACCGGTGCAGATGCCGTTGCACATGGCGCAACCGGCAAAGGCAATGATCAGGTCCGGTTTGAGCTGGCCGCCTATGCGCTTAACCCAGACATCAAAGTCATTGCGCCATGGCGTGAGTGGGATTTGTCCAGCCGGACCAAGCTTCTTGAGTTTGCCGAGCTGAACCAAATTCCTGTCGCCAAAGACAAACGCGGCGAAGCGCCGTTTAGTGTTGATGCGAACCTTCTGCACACCTCGTCCGAGGGCAAGGTTCTGGAAGATCCGGCAATTGACGCGCCGGACTACGTGTACCAGCGTACCGTAAACCCCGAAGACGCACCCGATACGCCAGAGTATGTCGAAATCGGTTTCGAGCGCGGCGATGCTGTCAGCATTAACGGCGAAGCGATGTCGCCTGCGACGATCCTCACCAAGCTGAATGAGCTGGGTGGCAAACACGGCTGTGGCCGTCTTGATCTGGTCGAAGGACGCTTTGTCGGGATGAAATCGCGCGGCATTTATGAAACGCCCGGCGGGACACTTCTTCTTGAGGCGCACCGTGGTATCGAATCCATTACCCTTGATCGCGGTGCAATGCACCTCAAGGACGAGCTGATGCCGCGCTATGCGGAACTAATCTATAACGGTTTCTGGTATTCACCCGAGCGGACAATGTTGCAAGCTGCCATCGACGCCAGCCAGACCCATGTGACAGGCACTGTGCGTCTCAAGCTGTATAAAGGTCATGTGCGCACTGTTGGCCGCTGGTCGGATCATTCGCTTTATTCCGAAGCGCATGTCACGTTTGAAGATGACGCCGGTGCTTATGATCAGAAAGACGCGGCTGGCTTTATCCAGCTGAACGCGCTGCGTCTCAAGCTGCTCGCAGCACGCGACAAACGCTTCAAGTGA
- a CDS encoding DUF7282 domain-containing protein, translating into MKYVLSSIVALTCAASVAYAAAHATPMVEAADQDVSNGIVSAEKVVAGENGWLVVHRTDAEMKPGPVIGYAPLRGGENTDVAAILQEAVQPGEMLMLMVHAETGGMKTGVFEYTLGAKEDGPIKPDGKLVMSVVTAQ; encoded by the coding sequence ATGAAATATGTACTGAGTTCTATCGTGGCACTGACATGTGCGGCGAGTGTTGCCTACGCAGCTGCGCATGCAACGCCAATGGTTGAAGCAGCAGATCAGGATGTGTCGAACGGCATTGTGAGTGCGGAGAAAGTCGTTGCCGGTGAAAACGGCTGGCTGGTCGTCCACCGCACTGACGCCGAAATGAAGCCGGGTCCGGTTATCGGCTATGCGCCACTGCGTGGTGGTGAAAACACCGATGTCGCCGCCATTTTGCAGGAAGCTGTACAGCCCGGAGAAATGCTGATGCTGATGGTCCATGCCGAAACGGGTGGCATGAAAACGGGCGTCTTTGAATATACCCTGGGGGCCAAAGAAGACGGTCCGATTAAACCGGATGGTAAACTTGTTATGTCAGTTGTGACCGCGCAGTAG
- the msrA gene encoding peptide-methionine (S)-S-oxide reductase MsrA: MSHFYRLKIFALAGLITIGLIVQTNAARAAETETLTVAGGCFWCVEADFESVRGVKEAVSGFAGGKTANPTYKQVTAGGTGHYEAVQITFDPSVVTRETLLGLFFRSIDPTDSGGQFCDRGASYRSAVFAANPAQKKAAEEAKADAQSALGKTVVTPILNAAPFYPADAYHQDYYKSSDRLAVSSVGLAVKKSVAYKRYRKGCGRDARVKQLWGSSAPFAS; the protein is encoded by the coding sequence ATGTCCCATTTTTATCGTCTAAAAATCTTTGCCCTCGCCGGTCTGATCACGATTGGATTGATCGTCCAGACAAATGCAGCACGCGCAGCAGAAACAGAAACATTGACCGTCGCAGGCGGGTGTTTTTGGTGTGTGGAGGCAGACTTCGAATCCGTTCGCGGTGTGAAAGAGGCCGTATCAGGTTTCGCTGGCGGCAAAACGGCCAACCCGACCTACAAGCAGGTTACCGCAGGTGGCACAGGCCATTACGAAGCCGTTCAGATTACATTCGATCCTTCAGTCGTTACGCGTGAAACACTGCTTGGTTTGTTCTTTCGGTCGATTGATCCCACAGATTCGGGCGGCCAATTCTGTGATCGGGGTGCCAGCTATCGCTCTGCCGTATTTGCGGCCAACCCTGCACAAAAAAAAGCTGCTGAAGAAGCCAAGGCAGATGCCCAGTCCGCATTAGGCAAAACGGTTGTGACACCCATCCTGAACGCCGCACCATTCTATCCGGCAGACGCTTACCATCAGGACTATTACAAAAGCAGTGACCGGTTGGCTGTCTCTTCCGTGGGCTTGGCTGTCAAAAAATCGGTCGCCTACAAGCGCTATAGAAAAGGCTGTGGTCGCGACGCGCGTGTGAAGCAGCTTTGGGGCTCGTCCGCACCCTTCGCAAGCTAG
- a CDS encoding ribokinase, with amino-acid sequence MIWNLGSINADNFYRLARLPAAGETIAAGHFHQGLGGKGANMSVAAARGGARVAHIGAVGTDGRWAVDRMMEYGVDTRHISTVATPTGHANINIDETGENNIVLFPGSNAEITEQMIGGALAEASPGDFLLMQNETSGQRFAARTAQTLGLPTVYAAAPFDADAVRAILPQIDILVMNEVEAHQLQEALNATLPELPVAEIVVTLGAEGCNWVSNKSNTERKFTAYKTDVVDTTGAGDTFTGYLVAGLDRGLSMPDAIDLAMRAGALMVSREGTADVIPDLKEIQDHDFS; translated from the coding sequence ATGATTTGGAACTTGGGATCAATCAACGCTGATAACTTCTACCGGCTCGCACGGCTTCCCGCCGCAGGCGAAACAATTGCCGCGGGACATTTCCATCAGGGATTAGGTGGAAAGGGTGCGAATATGTCTGTCGCTGCCGCTCGTGGCGGCGCGCGCGTGGCGCATATTGGCGCGGTAGGCACGGATGGACGATGGGCTGTCGACCGGATGATGGAATATGGCGTGGACACCCGCCATATTTCAACCGTCGCTACACCCACAGGACATGCGAATATCAATATTGATGAGACCGGAGAGAACAATATTGTTCTTTTTCCCGGCTCGAATGCAGAAATTACTGAACAGATGATTGGTGGTGCCTTGGCCGAAGCTAGTCCCGGTGATTTTTTGTTGATGCAGAATGAAACATCCGGCCAAAGGTTTGCGGCTCGAACGGCTCAGACATTAGGGTTGCCGACTGTCTATGCTGCCGCGCCATTCGATGCTGATGCGGTCCGCGCGATATTGCCGCAAATCGACATACTTGTGATGAATGAGGTCGAAGCCCACCAGTTGCAAGAAGCGCTAAACGCCACTTTGCCCGAATTGCCGGTTGCTGAAATTGTCGTCACCTTGGGGGCTGAAGGGTGCAATTGGGTCTCTAATAAAAGCAATACAGAGAGAAAGTTCACCGCGTATAAGACGGACGTTGTAGATACGACCGGCGCTGGTGACACGTTTACAGGATATCTTGTTGCGGGTCTGGATCGAGGGTTATCAATGCCCGATGCTATTGATCTTGCAATGCGTGCCGGTGCCTTAATGGTGTCTCGCGAGGGGACGGCAGATGTGATCCCGGACCTCAAAGAAATCCAGGACCACGATTTTTCCTAG